The DNA sequence CCTCGCCCCAGCCGGAGCGGCCGTCGTCGGCCACGATCTCGACCAGCATGGCCGTCCGCGCGGTGACGTGGGCTTGAGAATATGCGAACGCCTCGGCCGGTGTCAGCTCCACGCGCAGATGGTAGGTTCTAATCCGTTCGATTTTCATGGCGCCGGCCATTCTATACTGGCGCGCACCCCAACCCAACCGTGCCAAACCCTACGCTGGAGGAGACACCCCATGGCAGGCCCCGAGCTTCGCAGCAGGAACTGGTTCGGCAAGAAGGACCTCGACGGTTTCGCCCATCGCTCCTGGCTCAAGGCCGAAGGGTGGAGCGACCAGATGTTCGACGGCCGCCCCGTCATCGGCATCGCCAATTCCTGGTCGGAGCTGACCACCTGCAACTCGCATCTCCGCCAGGTTGCAGAGGCCGTCAAGCGCGGGGTGCTCTCGGCCGGCGGCTTCCCGCTCGAGTTCCCGACGATCTCGCTGGGCGAAGTCCTCATGAAGCCCACGACCATGCTCTTCCGGAATCTCATGGCCATGGACGTGGAGGAGTGCATCCGCGCCTACCCGCTCGATGGTGTAGTCCTCCTGTCGGGCTGCGACAAGACGACGCCGGCGATGCTGATGGGCGCCGCCTCGGCCGACGTGCCGGCCATCATGGTCACGGGCGGGCCCATGCTGCGCGGCATGTGGGGGCAGGAAGAGCTCGGCTCGGGCACCGACAACTGGCGCTACTGGGCCGAGCTGCGCGCCGGCCGCCTGTCTGAGGAAGAATGGTGCGAGATGGAGTCGTGCATGTCCCGCTCGGCGGGGCACTGCATGGTCATGGGCACGGCTTCGACCATGGCCGCGATGGCCGAGGCGCTCGGCATGACGCTGCCCGGCAACGCGGCCATCCCCGCGCCCGACTCGCGGCGCATGGCGCTCGCCGAGATGAGCGGGCGCCGCATCATGGACATGGCGCGTGAAGGGCTCAAGCCGTCGAAGATCCTCACCGCCAAGGCCTTCGACAACGCGATCCGCGCCGACATGGCCATCGGCGGCTCGACCAACGCGATCATCCACCTGGTCGCCATCGCGGGACGGGCCGGCGTGGAGCTTCCGCTCTCGCGCTTCGACGAGCTGTCGCGGACGACGCCGTTTCTGGTCAACGTGCGCCCCTCGGGCAAGTATCTGATGGAAGACTTCTTCTACGCGGGCGGGCTACCCGTGGTCCTGAAGGAGCTCCTGCCGCTCCTCCACCGCGACGCGCCCACCGTCACGGGCGCGTCCATCGCCGAAAACGTGGCGAGTGCTAGAAACATGAACCCGGACGTCATCCGGTCGCTCGCGATGCCGATCTCGAGCGAGGGCGGTACGGTCATCCTGACGGGCAACCTCTGCCCGAGCGGCGCCGTGCTCAAGCAGTCGGCCGCCTCGCAGCATCTCCTGACCCATCGTGGGCGCGCCGTCGTCTTCGAGGACCACCACGACCTGCACGCGCGGATCGACGACCCGGATCTTCCGGTGGACGAAACTTCCGTGCTCGTCCTCAAGCGGGTCGGGCCCAAGGGCGCGCCCGGCATGCCCGAGTGGGGGGCCGCGCCCATCCCGCAGAAGCTCCTCAAGAAGGGCGTCAAGGACATGGTCAGGATCTCCGACGCCCGCATGAGCGGCACCTCCTACGGGACCGTGGTCCTTCACGTCTCGCCCGAAGCGGAGGTGGGCGGACCGCTGGCGCTGGTGGAGAACGGGGACGAGATCGAGCTCGACGTGCCGAACCGCCGCCTGACGCTCCGCGTCCCGGACGAGGAGCTGGCGCGCCGCCGGGCGCTCTGGAAGCCGCGCCCTCCCCACTTCACACGGGGCTACGGCAGGCTCTTCCTCGACCACGTGCTCCAGGCCCACGAGGGAGTGGATTTCGATTTCCTTCGCGGGCAGACGCCGGTGAGGTCGGAGGACACAGCGGGCCCGAGCCACTCGTAGCCGCGCTCAGATCCCCGCTGCGGGCCCGAGGAAGCCGCCCGCGCTTCTGAGCCTCCGCCGCGCCTCGACGGCCGTGACGCGGCGCCGCGCCATCACGACCGCGACCTTGGCGCTCCCGCCCGCCTGATCGAGAAGCTTCCCGGCGCGCGCCGCGCTCACTTGCCCGAGATCCCGCACGAGCCGCCGGGCGCGGGCGCGGAGCTTAGCCGAGCGCGGCTGGAGATCCACCATCTGGTTGCCGTGGACCTTGCCGAGCCGCGTGAAGGCGGCGGTGGTCAGCGTGTTAAGGGTGAGCTTGGTCGCGGTCCCCGCCTTGAGCCTGGTCGAGCCCGCGAGCACTTCCGGCCCGACCCTGAGGGCGATGACAATTCGTGCCGCCGCGTGAGGCACTGAAGGATTGCACGTCACGAGCACGGTGAGCGCGCCGCGCCTGCGGGCCTCGCCGAGCGCCGCGCGGACAAAGGGCGTGACGCCGCTCGCGGCGATGCCCACGACCGCGTCGCGACGATCGGCCCGCCCGCGGACCGCGCGGGCTCCCGCGCGGGCGTCGTCCTCGGCGCCCTCCACCGAGCGGAACACCGCCCGCCGCCCGCCGGCCATGACCGCCTGGACCTGGCCGGGGCGCGTATTAAAGGTAGGGGGGCACTCGGCCGCCTCGATGACCCCCAGCCTGCCGCTCGTGCCGGCGCCCACGAAGATGAGCCTGCCGCCGCGGCTGAGGCGCGCCACTATGGCCGTGACCGCGCGGCCGATGGCCGGGGCCGCCCTGCCGACGGCCTTCACCGCTTCGCGATCGGCTCGGTTCATCAAACGCGCGATCGCGACGGGGCTCAGCCGGTCGAGCGCGCGGCTTCGCGGGTTGGGGCGCTCGGTGGGCAGGCGGTCGTAGTGAATCCTCGCCATGCTCCTCACCACTTCCACAATGCGGATGACGGGACCGCATGCAGCTTCGATCCGAAGGGGACGATCCGATTGCCCATGTAGAGGACGATCCCCCGGTGGAACCGCCGCCCGGCTATATCCTCCAGGATGGAAAGGCCGCGGAAGTCATCGCCGCTGAGATTCTCAGCCGTCTTGACCTCGATCCCGATGATCCGGCCATCGACCTCCAGGACGACATCCACCTCCGCACCCTTCTGGCTCCGGAAATGGAACACCTCAGGCCTCTTCATATGCCAGGAGGCCTGCTTCACCAATTCCATCGTCACGAAATTCTCGAACAACCTGCCAAACACCTCCCGATCGGCTTCCAGGCGTTCCCGGGACAGTCCCAGCAAGGCCGCCGCTAAACCCGTGTCCGCGAACAGGAGTTTCGGCGTCTTCGTGGCCCGATTGCCCAGATTCCTCGACCAGGCCGGCACGGTACGGATCAAGAAGGTGGTTTCCAGCAGCGACATATAGCGCTGCAGGGTCGTGTACGAGATGCCGATCGCGCTGTTGATGCTCGCCAGATTCAAGACTCCGCTTGTCCGAGCGGCGAGCAGGGCAAGCAACCGTGGCAGCGCGGTCAGTCCCTCGATGTTCGCGAGG is a window from the Candidatus Methylomirabilota bacterium genome containing:
- a CDS encoding IlvD/Edd family dehydratase; translation: MAGPELRSRNWFGKKDLDGFAHRSWLKAEGWSDQMFDGRPVIGIANSWSELTTCNSHLRQVAEAVKRGVLSAGGFPLEFPTISLGEVLMKPTTMLFRNLMAMDVEECIRAYPLDGVVLLSGCDKTTPAMLMGAASADVPAIMVTGGPMLRGMWGQEELGSGTDNWRYWAELRAGRLSEEEWCEMESCMSRSAGHCMVMGTASTMAAMAEALGMTLPGNAAIPAPDSRRMALAEMSGRRIMDMAREGLKPSKILTAKAFDNAIRADMAIGGSTNAIIHLVAIAGRAGVELPLSRFDELSRTTPFLVNVRPSGKYLMEDFFYAGGLPVVLKELLPLLHRDAPTVTGASIAENVASARNMNPDVIRSLAMPISSEGGTVILTGNLCPSGAVLKQSAASQHLLTHRGRAVVFEDHHDLHARIDDPDLPVDETSVLVLKRVGPKGAPGMPEWGAAPIPQKLLKKGVKDMVRISDARMSGTSYGTVVLHVSPEAEVGGPLALVENGDEIELDVPNRRLTLRVPDEELARRRALWKPRPPHFTRGYGRLFLDHVLQAHEGVDFDFLRGQTPVRSEDTAGPSHS
- the murQ gene encoding N-acetylmuramic acid 6-phosphate etherase — encoded protein: MARIHYDRLPTERPNPRSRALDRLSPVAIARLMNRADREAVKAVGRAAPAIGRAVTAIVARLSRGGRLIFVGAGTSGRLGVIEAAECPPTFNTRPGQVQAVMAGGRRAVFRSVEGAEDDARAGARAVRGRADRRDAVVGIAASGVTPFVRAALGEARRRGALTVLVTCNPSVPHAAARIVIALRVGPEVLAGSTRLKAGTATKLTLNTLTTAAFTRLGKVHGNQMVDLQPRSAKLRARARRLVRDLGQVSAARAGKLLDQAGGSAKVAVVMARRRVTAVEARRRLRSAGGFLGPAAGI
- a CDS encoding ATP-binding protein, which translates into the protein MKAALGDTPVALLVGARQTGKSTLARTLVPKNRYVTLDDATTLASAKADPTAFVEQFDTLVAIDEVQRVPELFLAMKAVVDRRRRPGRFLLTGSANVLMIPRIADSLVGRMEHLTLWPLSQGEIAGRREGFVDVLLGARLPSAPLRVRRREILGRVLRGGYPAVYRRDEGRRRAWFGSYVTGVLQRDIRDLANIEGLTALPRLLALLAARTSGVLNLASINSAIGISYTTLQRYMSLLETTFLIRTVPAWSRNLGNRATKTPKLLFADTGLAAALLGLSRERLEADREVFGRLFENFVTMELVKQASWHMKRPEVFHFRSQKGAEVDVVLEVDGRIIGIEVKTAENLSGDDFRGLSILEDIAGRRFHRGIVLYMGNRIVPFGSKLHAVPSSALWKW